Genomic window (Littorina saxatilis isolate snail1 unplaced genomic scaffold, US_GU_Lsax_2.0 scaffold_367, whole genome shotgun sequence):
gttaaaacatttagtcaaaacttgactaaatgtaacaagtcgcgtaaggcgaaaatacaacatttagtcaagtagctgtcgaactcacagaatgaaactgaacgcaatgcaacgcagcaatactcgtagcatcgtcagtccaccgctcatggcaaaggcagtgaaattgacaagaagagcggggtagtagttgcgctgagaaggatcggatagcacgcttttctgtacctctcttcgttttaactttctgagcgtgtttttaattcaaacatatcatatctctatgtttttggaatcaggaaccgacaaggaataagatgaaagtgtttttaaattgatttcgaaaatttaattttgatcataatttttatatttttaattttcagagcttgtttttaatccaaatataacatatttatatgtttttggaatcagaaaatgatggagaataagatgaacgtaaatttggatcgttttataaaaaaaagttgtttttttacaattttcagatttttaatgaccaaagtcattaattaatttttaagccaccaagctgaaatgcaataccaaagtccgcgcttcgtcggagattacttgaccaaaatatcaaccaatttggttgaaaaatgagagcgtgacagtgccgcctcaacgttcacgaaaagccagatatgacgtcatcaaagacatttatcaaaaagatgaaaaaaaacgtctgaggataccatatccaggaactctcatgtcaaatttcacatttcacaaagatcggtccagtagtttagtctgaatcgctctacacacacacacagacagacagacacacacacacacatacaccacgaccctcgtctcgattcccccctctacgttaaaacatttagtcaaaacttgactaaatgtaaaaagcaggaagtcttaaaatgaaggtgaaTTTGCATAGGTTATGACCAGAAAACCTGAAAAGCAAGGTCTAAATATAGGGGAGATCTTGAATTGTAAAGGTTTTTAAAAGAGGGGTTTCACGGTACAGCACCccaatagtctcctgtccgcccagcgaccttccccttgaccctgcttgtgacctcgatgttttttgcccccgcaaggggtacggtactctctaagcacccaaaacctcaaagagagataactggcggaaaccttcctattgtagtctcctgtatgacggcttactagtgccaaaacctcataattgtaattatcaagggaaaattactaattttctctTGATAGTTActattttcacgtgttaattactaattttccccggaaaattactaatttttccggaaaaattactaactttcacctgttaattactaatttttagttttggctcacttcctgacggattgctagtgcccaaactaaaaattagtaattttcccgtgaaaattagtaactaacagatgaaaacagtaactgacagcgttaattagtaattatcacgtgataatgggtaacaccaggttttggcactagtaagccgtcacactcctgtccgcccaagccgaccttccccttgaccctgcttgtgacctcgatgttgtttgcccccgcaaggggcacgcacccaaaacctcatagagataactggcggaaaccttcctattgtgaGGACTGTTCATTTATTTCCCTTTATGAGACACTAAAAGGTTGTGGGTACTGAAATTTAACTGCACAAAATATCTGAAACCAGGAAATGCACACATTCCCTAGAACGAAAAAAAATGCACCGGTAATGTAATTTGTGACTGAGACCTAAAAACCTCACTGTTAGTCATTATTTAGTATACCCTGTAACAAAGTCTTTGACCTCACAAATCTTGCAGAATAAAAAGGTACTTACTCGAATGATTGAGTttggaggaggggtgggggttgagGGCCCGGGGGGGGAAGCAGTGAGAGAAAGTACTTATAACTATAGTCCTGATTGATTCACCTTCAAATAGTTTTTTTGGCCACAAAGACCACTAAtttaccccctcccctcccccccccaccccccacttatACACAATTTTACTTTTTTGCACACATTACATtcctataacacacacacacccacacataacAAATACACAACACGCACTGATTTTCTTGACATTGTTCAGTTGGATGAATGtaatttcttcattttctgtgaTAGCCCTCTATTGGAATTCACAAAATTACCCTTGGCTCTGACATTAtaagtcttttttttaaactcctGCACACAGAGAAAGTATAGATCTATTAATATTATAAGTATAACTAGTCCTCACTTACCTTCAAATTGTTATTCGGATCAGTCTTCTTGCCCAGCAAACCAATTTCAGTTTCAGAAGACTTGGACCAGTCCTTGCCTCTGCATCAGCTCACACCTCTGCTAATTCCTTTCCCTATCCTGCCTCGATGTGCACTTTTCTCTTGCACGAGCAGCCTGTCCGCTTGttgttttgaacgtaaaacttCCATAGCCTGAAAATAAAGACAAATGCTTGAAAAGGATACACTATATATTAATCAATCTCCCTTACAGTTAATGAGTTATTTGTAGCAAACTTCAATCATAATCAGGAAAAGCTCACTTGAGTTTTGACAGCTGGCACacaacgttcacacacacaacaattgtACTCTTTTTTCACGTgtatacaaaaatacaaatatatatatgtatgtgatTATATCACAagcataatacacacacacacacacacacacacacacacacacacacacacacacataatcacactcatgcacacagtgacacacacacacagtcacattcatgcacacagtgacacacacagtcacacacacacacacacacacacacagccacacagtgATACAagcctctctctcacactcacactcacacacacacacacacacacacacacacacacacacacacacacacacacacaacaaatgcaCAAGACACTGATTTCCTCGACATTGTTCAGAGGGATAAGTATAATTTCTTCTCTTTTGGGTTACTATTATGAGAAAAGACATAATTTTCAGAGCTCATTATTTGTCTGAAACATGAATGCACTTTGCTTCGAACTCTCGCATGTTTACTGTTCCCTGTGTTCAATCAGTAACATGAATGGAATTTGAAACAAATGCATAAGCTTATAGGTAAAAGCGCAACTTCAGAGTCATATATTTGAAATGATCACCAACAGGCAACACATATGTCCAAGATAATCTGACTGAGTACTGCTTCTAAAACGAGCATGATCTTCAAGGCGAATCTTTTTGAGTGCTACAGGGCTTTTTGACTCGCATCGATCGATTCATTTGCAGTCCTGCTGAGAGCAACTTGTACACTGATACTGACTGTCCTATTGAAAGCTTTATTTCCTGTCAGACAACGTTATCTAAAGATGGAAAATGTAACACTTACCTTTTCAGATTAAAATGATCGCAGGAAGACGCCATTGTTGACACTTTTGACAAGGGAAATCACCCAACCATTACAAGAGTGCTCTTTTCTTAGATTCTATTACGACAATTAATTAGCTATCAAAACTGTTGAATTTGCAAAGCTAAGTTATTCCTCATGgatggtagcattatttgtaacgtaGAATCTTACGGTGATGCTTTGAAAGCGATCTGAAGACCTTTTTCGGCGGATACTATCCCTTTAATTAAACTTTATTTTTGAAGTTTTTAACACACATTTTCATTTGGTTGCATCTCGAGCAAAACCGGAACCAGAACATAATATCACCGTCATTTCAGTGACACCTCAGACAGAGTGACAGGGATGGTGAAAACTGTCAGACAGGAGAGGGACACGCAGTCTTACCCGAGTATCAAAAGTCCAGTCCGGTCCCGGTTTGACCCGGTCCCCTACTCTCAGTACTTTGGCCAGCGCCGCCTTTCTGGGTTTGTCTGCAGTCCGTGGTGTTGTCGCTGTAGATACGTcccaggcacagacagacaactgaacagcGTGAGATGACACCAACACACAGGTGTACCATGTATCATCTTTTAtcccccccctctgcttctttctctctgtaaacttgtagggctagttatttttcggtaacttacccaacaaccaaaatcacttacccaataacgggcctgaatcctcgatagctcatgggtagagactgtacacattgtggatctactttttgcgactcaaaagtttaGAACACTCTaacgtacaaaatatacatttctggagcaaacaatacaaccataccgcatttaaaccagcaactacaggcttgaacacatgaatctcaatataaaatccatgagtttggttgttttctgaattcagatctgccgtgcacaatcgtttatcgccagcaagattccaaggaaaagtaactctcatactttgtctagcgacacgagtagttccccttccagatttcggctgcatcgtgacaagactgcaatccgacggtcagttttcaacaatatttcattttataaacagatcacacgcaatcaattgcaaacatttaatcaacttgaagaacatgcagcggtttcatacactattttgccccagaaaactaaacttcatacagtttttagcgttggaacacgggtgtaaaacttcgtctgctagtcacattcgaggaaagaacatttcctgagcgataccaaaacatgtacagaacacacactatctgcctttaccgccacagcagaatgacaacataactgtgtacttgattttagttcaaaacatggaaactgacaagaagtgtgaacaaatttgaatgatttgcacggaactatacaaccgcgcattaatctatcgcctgcgcaggtagactggttgggtgaatatgatttgatcaaactttcgcacaaaaactcctcttttctttgaataactgaagaaaggagggataaagaggttacatacctcgtctcagtgattatcaaaaataatggtctcagttcgcggtcatgaaaaagctcgctgaagctcgcatttttcatgatccgctaacttcgaccattatttttgataatcactgagactcggcatgtaacctctacttattgtCCTTCCTGTCCAACACTAAATTTATGTTGAGTACTGATCGGTATGTAAGCAACGTGTTCGCCAACTCCTTATATAGGAACCTTCTACCTCTTGCTATTAATTTGATTCAATGTCAACACTTTTCAGATAGTAGGCCGAGAACAAGACAGAGAATAAGATGGATGCTGAATCAGTCTCCCATGACCCTCTGTGTTCTGGAGACaagaaccaacaacaaacaaccaacacgTGTGGTCAGGAAAGGTGTACAGAAAATGTGACGTACCCAGAGAGGCAATGTCAGCCCTCAACTGATCCAGTTTCTGGAGGTCCAAGGTCAAGTCTTTGACCTCCATCTTGCGTGTCGTTCCGGTCTGTGACTCCAGGACGTCGAGGCGTGACGTCAGACCTTTCATCATCCCCAGCAGAGACCCTCCAGACGCTGCCTGCACCACATTTCCTACGCTGGCTGCGTTCAGTGCTAAGGCCGCCCGCCATTTCTCCAGCTCCGCCAGTGACGTCATGGCGTCGTCTTCCTCAGCCTGTATTAGCTTGTTGACCTCCTGACGTCGCTTCTTCAAGCACTGCTCAAGGTCGTCGAACGTGTCATTGGCCTTTTTACGCATGACCTTGAAAGTGTCCGTAACCTCTTGGatctaaaaaaagaaacacgGATCACTCTGTGAAGTTCTGCAAATCGTTTTTAAAATGTCATTTtgcattttaaaaaaagaaattaaaaaaaagaaagttttgtCACCGCTGAAGATTTCCTTTTTAATGTCCAGCGGAAGTGGTTTGAGAAGGTGAAATCATTAAAGAGAAATCATTCAAGCTTGCACCACGCATTCATCAAACCATCTGTTTTCCCCTGATTTTATCATCCAGTGAGACTTCAAACGTCATGCAGATTCAATCAGAATGGATGTAAATCTGCTAACAAAGTACGATTCAACAAATGAAGCAGACATGCAACAATTACCTCAGCTTCATTTCAGATTTAATCAGAATCAAGGATGCAAAAAACTTTATAAGGAAAAAGCCTGATAAAACAAGAGCATTAACATTAAAGGTTTACACCAACCTCCGTTGCCAATGCTGTCGCTCTGTCCCTCAGTCTCTGTGCCTGTTGTTCtagttctcttctcttctctgtcGCCACGTCTAGGATGGCCTTCACCTCTGCACAGCTGCGGTGATTGGTCGAGTCGCACAGCATGCAAATGAGCTCCTGGTGGGTGGAGCAATACAGCTCAGCCAGCCTATCATCGTGCACGTTACAAGTTGCGCGGTTTATCTCAGCCAATCGCTGCGGGCTGAGTTTGTTTAAGTCTTCAATGACGTGTTTCCTGGTTAAGGGTATGTTATTGTGAACATTGATGCAAGCCTTGCAGATTTTGACGTCACACTGCAAGCAGAATGACGTGGCAGCAGAGTTGTTATTACACAGCATACAGACATGCTGACCGCTGAGCACTTTGTGACTGTCCACTAGAGCCATGGTGGCCAGGTCAGTGGGCAGGTCATTGACCAGGGTGTCAAGTTCACGCTGACCTCGGCTGGTGGGGGGCAGGATGGGGGCCCTGCACAGCGGACAGCCTCCATTGACCCCTGCCTTCTGCAGCCACGACACGACGCACTTTTTGCACGCTAGGTGTGTACACGGCAGTATCTTTGGCTCTTTATAGCCGTCATGGCAGACAGGGCATTCTGGCAGCTCACTGCTACTGGTGGTTGAAGCGGCGGCCATGATGACTtctgtaatcacacacacacacacacacacacacacacacacacacacacacacacacacacacacacacacacacacacacacacacacacacacataatatacaGATGAATGAAATTTGCTGAATTTCAGTGGACATTGTCTCATCAAAACACTCCATTCCTGTAGCAGTGTGCGCATGATGTCATACTGTGACAAATTAACGTCTTGAAACAACCTGGTTAGAACACGTGATTACTTTACACTGTGACCGACGTCTTAAAACAACGCGGTTAGAACCCGTGATTACTATACACTGTGACCAACGTTTTGAAACAACGCGGTTAGAACACGTGATTACTTTACACTGTGACCAACGTCTTAAAACAACGTGGTTAGAACACGTGATTACTTTACACTGTGACCAACGTCTTGAAACAACGCGGTTAGAACACGTGATTACATTACACTGTGACCAACGTCTTAAAACAACGCTGTTAGAACACGTGATTACTTTACACTGTGACCGACGTCTTAAAACAACGCGGTTAGAACACGTGATTACTTTACACTGTGACCGACGTCTTGAAACAACGCGGTTAGAACACGTGATTACTTTACACTGTGACCAACGTCTTAAAACAATGCGGTTAGAACACGTGATTACTTTACACTGTGACCGACGTCTTAAAACAACGCAGTTAAAACACGTGATTACTTTACACTGTGACCGACGTCTTAAAACAACGCGGTTAGAACCCGTGATTACTATACACTGTGACCAACATCTTAAAACAACACGGTTAGAACACGTGATTACTTTACACTGTGACCAACGTCTTAAAACAACACGGTCAGAACACGTGATTACTAAACACTGTGACCAACGTCTTAAAACAACGCTGTTAGAACACGTGATTACTTCACACTGTGACCGACGTCTTAAAACAACGCGGTTAGAACACGTGATTACTTTACACTGTGACCGACGTCTTAAAACAACGCGGTTAAAACAGGTGATTACTTTACACTGTGACCAACGCCTTGAAACAACGCGGTTAGAACACGTGATTACTTTACACTGTGACCAATTTCTTGAAACAATGCGGATAGAACACGTAATTAATTTACACTGTGACCGACGTCTTAAAACCACGCGGTTAAAACACGTGATTACTTTTTACTGTGACCAACGTCTTGAAACAATGCGGTTAGAACACGTGATTGCTAAACACTGTGACCAACTTCTTGAAACAACGTGGTTAAAACACGTGATTACTTTACACTGTGACCAACGTCTTGAAACAACGCTGTTAGAACACGTGATTACTTTATACTGTGACTGACGTCTTAAAACAACGCGGTTAGAACACGTGATTACTTTACACTGTGACCAACGTCTTAAAACAATGCGGTTAGAACACGTGATTACTTTACACTGTTACCGACGTCTTAAAACAACGCAGTTAAAACACGTGATTACTTTACACTGTGACCAACGTCTTGAAACAACGCGGTTAAAACACGTGATTACTTTACACTGTGACCAACGTCTTGAAACAACGTGGTTAGAACACGTGATTACTTTACACTGTGACCAACGTCTTAAAACAATGCGGTTAGAACATGTGATTACTAAACACTGTGACCAACGTCTTGAAACAACATGGTTAGAACACGTGATTACTTTACACTGTGACCAACGTCTTAAAACAACGCAGTTCGAACACGTGATTACTTTACAATGTGACCAACGTCTTGAAACAACGCGGTTAGAACAGGTGATTACTTTACACTGTGACCAATTTCTTGAAACAACGCGGCTCGAACACGTGATTACTTTACACTGTGACCAAAGTCTTAAAACAATGCGGATAGAACACGTGATTACTTTTCACTGTGACCAGCGTCTTGAAAAAATGCGGTTAAAACACGTGATTACTTTTCCCTGTGACCGACGTCTTAAAACAACGCTGTTAAAGCACGTGATTACTTTTCACTGTGACCGACGTCTTGAAACAATGCGGTTAGAACACGTGATTACTAAACACTGTGACCAACTTCTTGAAACAACGCGGTTAGAACACGTGATTACTTTACACTGTGACCAACGTCTTGTAACAATGCGGTTAGAACATGTGATTACTTTACACTGTGACCAACGTCTTAAAACAATGCGGTTAGAACACGTGATTACTTTACACTGTGACCGACGTCTTAAAACAACCCGGTTAGAACACATGATTACTTTACACTGTGACCAACGTCTTAAAACAACGCGGCTAGAACACGTGATTACTTTACACTGTGACCGACGTCTTGAAACAGTGCGGATAGAACACGTGATTACTTCACACTGTGACCGACGTCTTGAAACAATGCAGATAGAACACGTGATTACTTAATTTACACTGTGACCAATTTCTTGAAACAACGCGGTTAGAACACGTGATTACTTTACACTGTGTCCGACGTCTTGAAACAATGCGGATAGAACACGTGATTACTTCACACTTTGACCGACGTCTTGAAACAATGCGGTTAGAACACGTGATTACTAAACACTGTGACCAACATCTTAAAACAACGCGGTTAGAACACGTGATTACTTTACACTGTGACCAACGTCTTAAAACAACGCGGTAAGAACACGTGAATACTTTACACTGTGACCGACGTCTTAAAACAACGCGGTTAAAACACGTGATTACTTTGCACTGTGACCAACGTCTTGAAACAACGCGGTTAGAACACGTGATTACTTTACACTGTGACCAACGTCTTGAAACAACGCGGTTAGAACACGTGATTACTTTTCACTGTGACCAATGTCTTGAAACAACGTGGTTAAAACACGTGATTACTTTTTTACTGTGACCAATGTCTTGAAACAACGTGGTTAGAACACGTGATTACTTTACACTATGACCAACGTCTTGAAACAACGCGGTTAGAACACGTGACCAACGTCTTGAAACTTTACTTTACACATGATTACTTTACACTGTGACCAACGTCTTGAAACAACGCGGTTAGAACACTGTGACTAACGTCTTGAAACAACGCGGTTAGAACACGTGACCAACGTCTTGAAACAACGCGGTTAGAACACGTGATTACATTACACTGTGACCAACGTCTTAAAACAACGCTGTTAGAACACGTGATTACTTTACACTGTGACCGACGTCTTAAAACAACGCGGTTAGAACACGTGATTACTTTACACTGTGACCGACGTCTTGAAACAACGCGGTTAGAACACGTGATTACTTTACACTGTGACCAACGTCTTAAAACAATGCGGTTAGAACACGTGATTACTTTACACTGTGACCGACGTCTTAAAACAACGCAGTTAAAACACGTGATTACTTTACACTGTGACCGACGTCTTAAAACAACGCGGTTAGAACCCGTGATTACTATACACTGTGACCAACATCTTAAAACAACACGGTTAGAACACGTGATTACTTTACACTGTGACCAACGTCTTAAAACAACACGGTCAGAACACGTGATTACTAAACACTGTGACCAACGTCTTAAAACAACGCTGTTAGAACACGTGATTACTTCACACTGTGACCGACGTCTTAAAACAACGCGGTTAGAACACGTGATTACTTTACACTGTGACCAACTTCTTGAAACAACGTGGTTAAAACACGTGATTACTTTACACTGTGACCAACGCCTTGAAACAACGCGGTTAGAACACGTGATTACTTTACACTGTGACCAATTTCTTGAAACAATGCGGATAGAACACGTAATTAATTTACACTGTGACCGACGTCTTAAAACCACGCGGTTAAAACACGTGATTACTTTTTACTGTGACCAACGTCTTAAAACAACGCAGTTCGAACACGTGATTACTTTACAATGTGACCAACGTCTTGAAACAACGTGGTTAAAACACGTGATTACTTTACACTGTGACCAACGTCTTGAAACAACGCTGTTAGAACACGTGATTACTTTATACTGTGACTGACGTCTTAAAACAACGCGGTTAGAACACGTGATTACTTTACACTGTGACCAACGTCTTAAAACAATGCGGTTAGAACACGTGATTACTTTACACTGTTACCGACGTCTTAAAACAACGCAGTTAAAACACGTGATTACTTTACACTGTGACCAACGTCTTGAAACAACGCGGTTAAAACACGTGATTACTTTACACTGTGACCAACGTCTTGAAACAACGTGGTTAGAACAC
Coding sequences:
- the LOC138954483 gene encoding transcription intermediary factor 1-beta-like; translation: MAAASTTSSSELPECPVCHDGYKEPKILPCTHLACKKCVVSWLQKAGVNGGCPLCRAPILPPTSRGQRELDTLVNDLPTDLATMALVDSHKVLSGQHVCMLCNNNSAATSFCLQCDVKICKACINVHNNIPLTRKHVIEDLNKLSPQRLAEINRATCNVHDDRLAELYCSTHQELICMLCDSTNHRSCAEVKAILDVATEKRRELEQQAQRLRDRATALATEIQEVTDTFKVMRKKANDTFDDLEQCLKKRRQEVNKLIQAEEDDAMTSLAELEKWRAALALNAASVGNVVQAASGGSLLGMMKGLTSRLDVLESQTGTTRKMEVKDLTLDLQKLDQLRADIASLATTPRTADKPRKAALAKVLRVGDRVKPGPDWTFDTR